The Dendropsophus ebraccatus isolate aDenEbr1 chromosome 10, aDenEbr1.pat, whole genome shotgun sequence genome has a segment encoding these proteins:
- the LOC138765843 gene encoding uncharacterized protein, producing MWDQLPQDHLYVVCCFYSAVDLYRRDASRFLKMDVIDTLFKRLIVAHEVTMAFSATPGKKTHDSKAACHYQNVWDKQSKETLCHAIKHLGFSFLDFMEMSNDYNMQIMLQESIGKTLEPFSHPELVKGLVTEPAVLFLCNTEYLAVKRSLVSGHKLSEDFMSPLLFTLSGAILRARMMAVIFFNEAFIHHNLLKKEYQERAVKELLHIIKQDDGHLCRVAREAIKNAAAGEEPLHQYYGLHTRSIVTVNQSSYQDGPEAAVRHHYYAEGFSFPL from the exons ATGTGGGATCAG TTACCTCAGGACCACCTGTACGTCGTCTGTTGCTTTTACAGCGCAGTTGACCTATACAGAAGAGATGCATCGCGCTTTCTGAAGATGGACGTGATTGACACCTTATTTAAGCGCTTGATAGTGGCGCATGAGGTAACTATGGCGTTCAGTGCGACACCTGGGAAGAAGACGCATgactctaagg CTGCCTGCCATTACCAGAACGTCTGGGATAAACAAAGCAAGGAGACATTATGCCATG CTATAAAACATCTCGGCTTCAGCTTCCTAGACTTCATGGAGATGAGCAACGACTACAATATGCAGATTATG CTTCAAGAGTCCATCGGCAAGACCCTGGAACCATTCAGCCATCCAGAACTAGTAAAGGGCCTGGTCACCGAACCAGCAGTACTGTTCCTTTGCAACACAGAGTACTTAGCCGTGAAAAG ATCCCTGGTATCTGGCCACAAACTGTCAGAGGATTTCATGTCGCCTCTGTTGTTCACCTTGTCTGGTGCCATCCTAAGAGCCAGAATGATGGCTGTCATATTCTTCAATGAG GCTTTCATACATCACAATTTACTGAAAAAGGAATACCAGGAGCGCGCAGTAAAAGAACTGCTGCATATAATAAAGCAGGACGATGGCCACTTGTGCAGAGTAGCTAGAGAGGCAATAAAGAACGCCGCAGCTG GTGAAGAGCCATTACACCAATATTATGGTCTACATACAAGATCGATTGTCACAGTCAACCAATCAAGTTATCAAGATGGCCCTGAAGCTGCTGTCCGCCATCATTACTATGCGGAGGGATTCAGTTTTCCCCTCTAG